The genomic region GCGAGATTTACGGTCACGGTGGATTTACCCACGCCGCCTTTTCCGGAACCGATCGCGATCACTTTTTTAACTCCGGGAATTTTATTGGAATCGTCGAGCACGAGTTTCGGATCGACTTCGAACTTGATCTTAACCTTTCCGACTCCTTCGAGTTTGGTCAGGGTCTGACGGATCTGCGCCTCGAGTCCGATTTGAATTCTTCTGTCTTGGCTCGGGGTTTTCAGGAGAATATTCGTTTCTCCTTCTTGAATGTCCAGGGAACCGACCATACCGAGGGATACGATATCCTTTTTGAGTTCGGGGTGTTTGATCTTTGTGAGTTCTCTTTGAATTTTGACTGCTTCGATTGTTGCCATTCTATTCCTTTTCCGAGTAGGAAACTAGGGGAGCTTCCGTAAATTTAGACTGTTCCGTATTATAAGTATATCTTTGAATTTTGACGTTGCGTTTTTGAATTTCCAAGGTGTGAAATCCGCATTCGTGACGACGATCCGAAAGCCTTGTGCTGGACGCCGAATTCACAACGTAATAAGGCAATTCTTCTCCGGGTTGTTTTACCCAATTCGTGTGAACGTGCCCGTGTAGATACGCAAGAGGAGGTTTTTCCTTTAAGAGAGAAGCCACCTCTTCCCGATTGAGAAGTTTATGATGAACCGTTTCCTGTCTGTCCGCGGGATTCCAAATCGGATGATGACAAACCAAAACGTAATCGCCGATTTTTTTCTCCGTGAGAATTTTTTTTGTCTGCGTCACGACTTCCGGTTGAATTCTTCCGTACGCATCGAGAATCGAAAGAGGAACGCTCGAATCCCAACCTACAAAATGAAGATCGCCGATTTTTTTGATTCGGATATAATGCGCGTTATGCGAAATTGATTGGCCGGAAAGATCCGAAAAATATCTTTCGTAAAACGCGTTTTCGCCTACGGACTGTTTCATGTAACGATCGTGGTTGCCGGGAATGTAAAAAACCTTTTCGCGGGGCAGTTCGCTTAACAATTTTCCGGCGGTTCTAAATTCTTCCTCGTGCGATACGTTTGTGATGTCGCCGGATACTACGATCGCGTCCGGTTTCGTTTTTTGGATAAACCCGAGAATGGATTCCCAGATCTCTTTCGGATATTTTTTCTTTCTTCTCAGATTGTAGTTCAGGTAGCCTACGAACATCTTTCCTTTGAGTTGAAAGAAGGGCACTGGGGTCGGAAAGTGTAAGTCTGAAAGGTGAACGATCTTCATTCGGCTTTGAAAAGTTCTAAGATTCCCAACACATCGCCTTTACGAACGATAGATCCTTTCTCTTTTATAATTTGCGTTAGTTTTCCTTTGACGGGAGACTCCATCGGGAAGCAAGCCTTGTCGGTTACGAGCTCTAATACTTCCTGACCGGGTTCTATGGAGTCACCTAACTTCGAATTCCAATGAACAAGTTCGATCTTATCGGTATCGCCTAGGTCCGGCGTGATCAATTCAAAAATATCGGATTTTGGTTCCATGATTTAAAACAAACTTGCGTAAAAGACTTTGCGCATCAATGATACCTAAAAAACTCGGTGGGGATATATGGCAAACCAGAAAACAGCGCTGAAAGGTAGCGAGATTCTGAAAAATATCGAGGCTTTAAAGAAGAAGAAATTCTTTCACCTTGAACTCAAAGGTCTTACAAAACCCACCCGCGATATCTTATCCGAACTCGTAAACGGAATCCTCGATGAAATCGGTGCGAACCCTTTGGCGGGTTTTCATCTCTTTAGCGGTCTTATGGAGGCCCTACTCAACGCGATCAAGGCAAACATCCGCCACATCATCTTCCGAGACGAACTCTTAAAAAAATTAGCCGAGGGAGAATCCAGTCATCAAGACGCGGAAGAACTTTTGGAAATCATCATGGAAACCTCTCTTCTTCGGGACGCGATGCATCGTTATATCGTTCCCGATAAGGTGAAAAAACAAGTGCAGAGCGTTTTATCCTTAGAGGATAAGATTCGCACGAAGAAAAAGGTTCTTTCGGAAACCGAAAAGGTTTTTTTAACGGACGTTCGCGCAAAGATCAAGAAATACAATATGAATATCTCTTTGAAAATTCGGATCACTCCGGAAGAACTCAGCTTTCGGATTCGAAACGATTCTCCGATCCATCATTTGGATTTTCAAAGAATTCAGGATTCCAGAATCAAACATAAGGAACTCTTCGATCAAGGCAATTCGGCCGATTTTTTCCGTCCGGAATTCTTGAACGAAAAAGAAAGCGCGGGTTTCGGAATTGCGATGATCGACGAAGGATTTTATTCCATCGGTTTGAATCCGTTGGATCTTCTTACGATCACATCCGGAGCAAGAACCACGACCGTTTACATGAAGTATCCGATCGCCGGTTTAAAAATGGATTTTTGAGATAGATTCGATTTCGATTTTTTTGAATTTCTTCGTTTTGTTTTGTTAAGCGACTTCGGAAAGTCGCTTAACAATTCTTAGATAGAAAAATCGAACCTGGATTCGCGTTCTTTCTCGGCATCTCGTTTCCCGTTCGATCCTTGATTCTTTTATTTAGGATCGATCCGATAGATCTTGCCGCTTCCGAAATCGCTTAAGTAAACTTTTCCCGCCGCGTCTTTTCCGAAAGAAGAAATCAAAACCGGCCATTTCCCTAACGTATAAACTTTTTTGGCGGGTTGACCGGAAACCTCGGGAAGTTCCAAAGCCCAGATTCTTCCGGAAACGAAATCCGCAAAAACGTATTTTCCGTTTAAATCAGAGATCGCCTTATTTGAGTAAACGTATCCGCCCGTGATCGATTGCCCTTCTTCCCTTCCGTATTCATAGATCGGATCGCTAAGGCCCTCTTGGCTGCAATTCTGCTTCGGTTCGAAACAATGGGAGGCTTCTTTAATATTCCATCCGTAGTTTTTTCCGGCTTCTACGATGCTTACTTCTTCCCAAAGATCCTGTCCTACGTCGGCTACGATCAATCTTCCTTGAGGATCAAAGCTATATCTCCACGGATTTCTAAAACCGTATGCGAACGTCTCGGGAGCGCAACACGCGTTGTCGATAAAAGGATTGTCCTTCGGAACCGAATATCCTTTTCCACCTTCGGGAGAATTCACGTCGATCCGAAGCATACTTCCGAGTAATGTTTTCGGATTTTGTCCGTTCTTTTTCGGATCGTCCTTCCAACCGCCGTCGCCCCAACCTACATACAAGTAACCGTCCGGTCCGAACGCGAGTTGTCCCGCATTGTGATTCGGATACGGTTGAAACACTTCCATCACGATTCTTTCGGACGTGATTTTGGATTTATCCAATTCTTTCGGAGAAGAAACGATCCATTCGCTCACACGGCTTGTGTCCTTTCCGTTTACCTTAAGAACGTAGTTGAGATAGAGTTTTCCATTCTTTGCAAAGTCCGGATGAAACGCGAGACCGAGAAGTCCTTGTTCCGCTTCGGAAAGAACATTCAAAGTCAATAATATTCCGCTTTCGTTTTTGCGAACCTTGCCCCAACGTAAGGTCCCTTTTTGTTCCGTGACGAGAAAGGTTTCGTTTTCTCCCGGAGGGAATTGAATGTCCGTGGGTTGTTGAAAACCCGCCGAAACTTCTTTCAGAGAAATGACTATTTTTTCCTTGGTTGCGTCTTTACCCGAATAGTTCGGTTGGAGAAGATTCGGATCGCCTTCGGACTTGTACTTATCGGGCGCGCCCAATACTTCTACGAGGGTTTTTTGAATCCATTCGCAACCGTTCAAAAATGCAAGCGACGCAAACAGAACGAAGGCGATGGAAATTTTTTTCCAATCGGGACGAAAAGGAAACCTAACGTTTGAAATTTGTAATGGAGATTGCATGGACCTATATGCCTCTCTTTTTCAAAAGAGGTCAAATAGAATCCGTGTTCTTTTTTTAAAGAATATACTGACTCAGATCCTTATCCTGAATCACACCTTGCAAACGATCGGCGACGTATTTACCGTCGATCTTTACCTTTCTCTGATTTTCCGGAAGATCCGGGCCTTCGAAACTAACTTCTTCGAGAAGACGTTCCAAAATCGTGTTGAGTCTTCTGGCTCCGATGTTCTCGTGTTTTTCGTTCATGTCGTAGGCGATTCTTGCGATTTCCTGAATTCCATCGGGCGAGAATTCCAAATGAATCCCGTCCGTGGAAAGCAAAGCTTCATACTGTCTTGTCAAAGAAGAACGAGGCGCCGTGAGAATTTTTTCAAAGTCTTCTCTGGAAAGTTTTTCCAGTTCGACTCGGATCGGAAATCTTCCCTGCAACTCCGGAATCAAATCCGAAGGTTTTGTCATATGAAACGCGCCCGCCGCGATAAAAAGAATATGATCGGTTTTGACAGGACCGATCTTTGTGTTTACCGTCGCACCTTCGACGATGGGAAGAAGATCTCTTTGAACCCCTTCTCTCGAAACGTCGGCTCCGCTTTTTCCTTCCCTTCCCGCGATCTTATCGATTTCGTCCAGAAAGATGATTCCCATCTCTTCCACTCTGCGGAGCGCTTCTCTTTGCACCTTGTCGGGATCTAAAAGTTTTTCAGCTTCGGATTCTTCCAAGGCCTTCAACGCTTCCTGAATTTTGAGTTTTCTTTTTTTATTCTTTTTCGGGAGCATATCTCCCAAAACGTTTTGCAGTTGATTGTCCAGATCGTCCAAGTTGCCGGCTCCGAACACCTGAAGCATCGGAATTTGGGAAGCGCTCGGATTCGGAAGATCGAGTTCCACTTCTTGATCGTCCAGTTTTCCGGTTTTTAATTTCTTTCTCATAAATTCTCTGGTTTCGAGAAAATGAGTTTTTCTTTCCTCTTCATCGGCTAACGGTGATGAGGCGGCAAAGCCCATTCCTTGTCCGCCGTGTTTGTTTTCACCGGGAAACGGAAGAAGAATGTCAAGAAGCGCCTCTTCCGCTTTTTGTTTTGCGGTTTCTTCCACCTTGGTTCTAAATTCTTGTTTTACCAGATTCATGGAGATTACGGCGAGATCCCGGATCATGGATTCCACATCTCTTCCGACATAGCCGACCTCGGTATATTTCGTAGCTTCCACTTTTAAAAAGGGCGCTCCGCAGAGTTTGGAAAGTCTTCTTGCGATTTCCGTTTTTCCCACTCCGGTCGGTCCGATCATGATGATGTTTTTCGGATAAATCTCCTCTCTCATTTCCGGATCCAGTTTTTTACGTCTGGTTCTGTTTCTGAGAGCGATGGCGACCGCCTTCTTCGCGTTCTTTTGGCCGATGATATGTTCGTCCAACTTGGTTACGATTTCCCGAGGAGAAAGTTCCTCTTCGGCGGACGATATGAGGTCTTGGTCTTTTGGATGATCTGTCATAACTGTATCTTTAAAGAATTTCTTCTATCGTGATATGATCGTTCGTATAAATGCAAATCTCCGCCGCGATTTTCATCGAGGATTCCACGATTTCTTTTGCCGAAAGATTCGTGTGATTGTAAAGGGCTTGCGCGGCGGCTAATGCGTAGTTTCCGCCGGAACCGATCGCGATCACACCTTCGTCCGGAGAAATTACGTCCCCGGTTCCCGAGATCAAAAAAGATTCTTCCTTGTCCGCGACGATCAACAACGCTTCGAGTCGTCGAAGCATTCTGTCCGTTCTCCATTCTCTTGCAAGTTCCACCGCGCTTCTGGAAAGACTTCCTCCGAATTCCTGAACCTTTTTTTCGAAAAGTTCGAACAGAGTAAACGCGTCCGCCGCAGAGCCCGCAAAGCCGGAAAGAATTTTACCGTCGTAAAGCCTTCTTACTTTTTTCGCCGTATTTTTCATGACGGTGTTTCCCATGGAAACTTGTCCGTCTCCTCCGATGGCTACTTTTCCGTTTTTGCGTACACAAAGAATTGTTGTGGAACGAATTTTATTTTCTGGCATGGGGATGGGCCTTTCTATAAACCTCTTTGATTTTTTCCTTACTCACGCTCAAATAAATCTGAGTCGTGGAAAGGGAAGAATGTCCGAGCAATTCCTGCACCGCTCTGATATCCGCACCCGCGTCGAGAAGATCGGTCGCAAAGGTATGTCTGAATTTATGGGGTGTGATCGTTTTTTCCCAACCCATTTTTTTTCTTCTTTCATTCAAAATATAACGTACGCCCCGGGTCGTCAGTTTCTTTCCTTTTTGATTCAGAAAAATTTCCTCGGCTTCGGGGAAAAATCCGTTTCGATACTCCAGATATTTTTGAAGAGAAGCGACCGCTTCCTTACCGAAGTATACGAATCTTTCCTTTTGACCCTTTCCGAGAACTTTGAGAATCGTTAGATCCTTGGAGAGCGCTGAAAGTTTCGCGTTCACAAGCTCGAAAACGCGGAGCCCGGAAGAATATAAAACTTCGATCATGGCCCTGTCTCGGATGTCCAAAATCTCCGAGGTTCTTTCCGCTTCGAATTCCAAAATTTCTTCGGTTTCGTTGATTCTAAAATTTTTCGGAATTTCCCTTCTTACCTTGGGAAAGCTGATCTGCATCGCGGGATTGGAAACGATCAAATCTTCTCGGAGAAGCACCTTGTAGAAGGTTCTGAGCGAGGATAATTTTCTGCTCTGAGATCTTCGGTCGAGTCCGTGTTGTTTGGCGAGATACGCGAAGTAGGAACGGATATCGACGGGTTCGATCTGAAGAATATCGAGTTGTTCTTTTTGACAAAAGTCGAAGAAGAATTTCAGATCGATGCTGTATGCGTTTAACGTATTCTGCGAATAATTCTTTTCGATTCTTAGGTAAGTGATGAATTTCTCAGCCGCCTCGTTTTGCGACGCGGATGCGAATTGCGGAAGTCGGAAAGGATAATCGCCCAATTGAATACTCCGTAAATAATTTCTTTACAGCGCGATCGGACTTAACTTCGTTTTAGCTAAGGAAAGGTCGCGCGAACCGAAGCGCTTGGGCCCGGTTCTATTTATTTATCGGAGAGTTTCTGAAATCCGTTTTTCCTTTCTCGGATCCAATCGGAGATTTTTTGCAAAGACAACTTGACCAGCTCGGGAATTTTTTCTCGTTCTTCGGGACGAAAATTGGAGAGTACATAATCGGGAACTTCCGATGCTGTCGAAGGTTTTCCGACTCCGAATCGCAAACGGAAGAATGTATTGGTTCCGAGTTTTTCGACGATGTCTCTGAGACCGTTGTGACCCGCGTGCCCGCCGCCGCCTTTGAGTTTCAATTTTCCGAATTCAAAATCGATTTCGTCGTGGATGACCAAAATGTTTTCGGGAACAATTCCGTTCTTCTTTGCGATTTCCGCAACGGCCTTTCCGGAAAGATTCATAAACTCGAGAGGTTTCAGATAAAAGAGAGTGATTCCGTCCTCGTCCGTTCTCGCAAGGGAATACTTGGAGTTCGTTTGATAAACGCCTCCGGAAGAAGAATCTAAAAACGCGTCGAGGATCACAAAACCGATGTTATGCCGGTTGTGTACGTATTTCTGGCCGGGATTTCCGATTCCCACCAATAAAAGTTTTAGGTTTGCCATGGTTGCAGGATCTGATTGAGCATTTTTTCCGTTGCATGAACGGCCGCAATCGTTTGATCCGGGTGAACTCCCATCGTTTTAAAAGTCTGATCCTCTTCCAAATCGAAAGATTTGTTCCAGGTAATCATGGTTTCCACGAGCGCGTCCGTTTTTCCGCCGGGAGGAATTCTTACCTCGTAGTCCAAGAGTTTCGGAATGCTGATTCCCAAGCGGTTCGTGATTTTCGTAAGAGCGTTCATAAACGCGTCGTATCCGCCGTCTCCTTCCGAAATTTCCTTGTGAACCTTTCCCTGATATTCGATTTCGATCTGAGCGTGCGGTCTGATTCCGATGCCGGAATGTATATTACAAGATTTGATTGTAAGAACCTTTTCTCCGGTTCTACCGGAAACGTCTGCGATGATAAACGGAAGATCTTCCGGAGTTACGAGTTTGTTCTGATCTCCGAGTTCGATCACTCTTTCGAGTACTTTTTGAAGCACGACGTCGCTGAGCACCATTCCGAGTTGTTTTACGTTTTCGGAGATGCTCGCTTTGCCCGCGAGTTTGCCTAACGCGTAACTTCTTTTTCTTCCGAAACGTTCGGGGAGAATCGGGTTTGCGTACAGATTTCCTTTTTTATCCCCGTCCGCGTGAACTCCCGCGGTTTGTGTGAACACGTCTTCTCCCACGATCGGTCTGTTTGCGGAGATTCTTTTTCCGCTGAACACTTCCACAAGTCGACTCGCTTCCGTGATCGATAATTCGTTTACGTTCGTCTTCGCTCCGGATTTATCGTGGATCGCGGTGATGAGGGCTTCCAACGGAGTATTTCCCGCTCGTTCTCCGAGACCGTTCATGGATGCGTGAAGTCCTTTGACCCCGGCGCGGATCGCCTGGAGACTATTCGCTACGGAAAGATCGTAGTCGTTGTGTCCGTGAAATTCGAAATGAAGATTCGGATATTTTTGAAGAAGGGAATCCACTCCTTGAAACGTTTCTTCGGGAGAAAGAACGCCTAACGTGTCGGGAAGAAAAATCCTTTCTATATGTTCCTTGCTCAAGTGTTCCACAAGGGCCATCACGTAGTCGGGGCTGTTTCTAAAACCGTTCGACCAATCTTCCAGATATACGTTGACTCTGAGTCCGTTTTTGATCGCGTATTCGATGACGAAGGAAACGTCCGTGAAAAATTCCTTAGGAGTTTTGTTTAACTGTTTTTCCAAGTGATGCAAAGAACCCTTGGTAAGAAGATTCAAAACCTTTGCGCCGCTGTCCCGAATCCAATCCACGGTTTTGTTTCCGTCCACAAATCCCAGAAGTTCGATTCGATCCGTGAGTTTTTCGGATTCGGCCCATTCTATGATTTTTTGTACGGTTTCAAATTCTCCCTTGGAAACGCGGGCGGATGCAATTTCGACTCGATCCACATTGAGTTTTTGTAATAAGAATTTAGCAATATTCAGTTTTTCGGAAGTGGAAAAGCTGACTCCTCTGGTTTGCTCTCCGTCTCTCAGGGTTACGTCTAAAATTTCCAATCTAGTTTCTGTTTTTGTCATCTGAGATACCTTTTGAGAGTTTCCTTATCCGGACCTAGTATTTCGACCAAGGTGGAACCCGGGTTGGAAATTCCGTATGTCGAATAGTCGATCTCTTTTAGAAAATCGTGGGACCGGATCGTATCCATCGCCAATTTTTTAAGAATTCCTTCTCCGATTCCGTGAACGATTTCAATCAGAGTTTCTCCGGCTAAAAATGCTTCCTGGATTTCCCTTTCGAGTTTCTGCTGCGCTTCCTCGAACCGTAGCTTTCGGATATAGATCGTTTTCGCGCCTGAATATCCTGATTTGACGGAATTTTTTTTCATCGATCCGGGACTCTCTTCTTCGTACCAGTGTTTTTTTGTTCGGGAGTACAGAAAACAAAGAATTTCATTTTTTATGCTTTCACTCTCTGAGCGATTCGGTACAATTTTCAATCCATCCATCCTATCAAAATGAGGCAGGTTCTAAAACCTTGAGCGAACAACCAGAATCCAAAACGGAAACGGCAAAGTTAGTGGATAAAAAACGAATCGCGATCTGCGGGGGAACCCTCGGCCGCGAGAATCGGTATTACGTTCGGGGTCAGGTTGTGGACGCGGGAATCACGGAGGAGATGCGGGACGATTCTCGCTGGGATTTGATGAACGGACTTTTCGAAGGTCAGGAAACGGAAATCACCCCGTTTTTGGATTACGGTTTAGAACCGGTTCGAAAACCCATTTTGGTCGCGGAAATCTGGGACGAATCGGACAATCTCGTCCATCAATCTCCCGAAATCAAAGGAGACGACGGAGGATTTTTCTTTCACGAATTCACGAAACCTTTGAGTCCCGGAAAGTATACGTTTCGCATTCATTTTAGAAGATTGGATTCCTACAGACAATTCACAAAGGATATCGCGTATCTCAATCAAAAAGGAAAGAGCGAAATTTCCGGTCAATCCCTGATCGGAAAAGGCAAACTCCGAATTCTTCCCGAAAACTTCGACGGTTACGTTACAACCTCGGACATCGATCAAACGTATTTGGCGACGGACATTCATTCGAACAAGGGGAAACTTTCCACGTTATTCGAAACACCGCAGCAAAAACTTCCTCTTCCGGGAATGCCTGCTTTGTATCGGGAAATCCGAATGGCAACCGATGATTCTCCCCTTTGTTTTATTTCCGCAAGTCCTCATTTTTTTAGAAGAACCCTTTTGACCACGATTCGAAATCATTCCATCGTTACGGAATCTTTGCATCTCAAATATCTCGAAGGAACGATCAAAGGGATCGTGGAAAAATTTTGGGATTCGGTGACCCATCCGACGAAATTTATCACCGATGGAATTTTAGGCTCCGTGGAAAGAATCCGAAAGTTCGCGGGCGCTTCGTTTCAAAGTTTGTTCGATCAGATGAGTTATAAACTTACGATTCTTCTTCGGGATCGTTTGTATCTTCCCACGAACGCGAAGGAAATTCTGATCGGAGACAACACCGAAAGCGACTATCTCATCTTTATCCTGTATCAATACATTCTTTGCGGTAAAATGAAGGGAAAAGAACTCGAAGAATACTTGTATCGTTTGAACTTTTTAGGAAGGGACGCGATCACAAGAGACGCCGCGAAAACGATTCAGGAACTCGGGGATGAAAACCGAAAGATTCACGGAGACGTGAATTCGGTTTCCTTGGTTCTCATCAATAAAACTTCGCAAGGCCCCGATGAAGAGGAAATGCACTGGAACGTTCAGAGCGCTCTTCCCGCGGGAATCGATCCTTTCAAACAAAAAGAAGTTCATCCGTACATTCTTACTGAGGGCGCTCCCGGTTTCGCGGTCGTATTGCAGGACAATGGAATCTTGGATACTTCCGCCGTGTTTCGGATCGTCGCGGAAATGGCGGGAGAATGGATGGAAGGAAAAGTGATCGATTCCGTCGCGCTTATGGATTGGATTCGAAATTTGACTCTTCCCGGAGATTATCAGGACGAAAAGGATCTGATCCTGGAAGGTCTTAAAAAAGCCCTGGAAAAGGAAGAGATTTCTTAAAATCTAATTTAGAATTTTAGAATCTTTGGAATATTAGAACTTTATAAAATTCTTGTCGCTTCTGTTTTTGAATATAGCGTTTTCCGATTGTCGCTCTTTTGTGCTTGGCTGGCGATTCTTGTTTTGCAGTTTGCGGTTCGTATTAACGATGCGGTCTTTTGTTTTACCGAGAATTGGCGGCTTTGGCCGCTTTTGTTTTTTGTCTTCGGTGCCAAAAAAACAGAATCGCAATCAGCGCGATGAGAGTGACGATGATTCTATTATAAATTTCTAAAAAGCCCAGAACGTCTTCCCAATGCGAACCGAGATAGAAACCGGAGCCGATTAAAATTCCGCACCAAAGAATCACCGCTCCCGTAAACACTCCGAAAAAAAGAATCGGATTCATCTTTACCATTCCGGCGACGATCGAAACAAAAAACCGAATTCCCGCCGAAAACCGACTGAACAAAACGACTACGATCGAATTTCTTTGAAACCAGGATAACGTCTTGTCGATCGATTCTTCGTCGTAGAGCGAATCCTTAAACGGAAATTCCTTTTTTTGGATCCATTGCAGAAAAACTTCTCCGAAACGATACATGATCCAGGCCCCGAATAAGTTTCCCGCCAAGGTGCTTGTTACCAGCTCCACCCAACCGAAAGAATGTAGATTTCTCGCCACGAGAAAACCGCCGAACACGGTGATCGTATCTCCGGGCCAAGGAGGAAAAACGTTTTCCGCAAAGTTGGAAAAGGCGAAAAAGAGCCAGAGAAAAATCGGGTCCGTTTCGGAAAGACGGTTGAGAATTTGGATCAGCGTTTCCTGAAAAGTCATGAAGTATGAATAAAAGAATTGTCAGTGATCGACCATAGGGTTCAAGTAAAAAAAGTGAACCCTACTCGTTTCCATTCTTTCCATCGTTTGACCCTCGGCCTGGCCGTATCTTTCCTGTTTTTTTGTATCACCGCATCCGCGTTCGGCGACACGCCGAATTCGAAAAAAACGGAATTGTATCGTTACAATAAACTCACCTTACAAAACAATCCGGTTCGAAACCCGAGATCGCTTCCGATCGAATTTGTTCCCGAAGGTTCGGATCTGATTTATTCCACCGAACTCAAATCGGAACGAGGATATTTCGATACGAAGGAATCCTTTCTTCTTTTTACGCACGTATTCCAAAAGAAACAAATGGAAGTGTATTACGCTTCGATTTTTAAATCCCTTTATTGGAAGGTTTTGCAGGAAGAAATCACGGATTCCAAAACCGTGATTATGGCCGAAAGCCAAAACAAAAAAGTGGTCACGATTCAAATCGAAGCCGTGGATATCGGAAGCAGAATCAAACTGTTTTATAAAAAATCGGGAAACTAAGTCCATGCTCGAGCCTGTTCATCATTCGAATCCGGAACCCGGAAAATATACGTTTTTGATTTTTTTCTCGATTCTATTTATCTTTGCGATCGGAGTTTTTTTTCTCGTATTTCGGCCTTATTTGTATTCTTCCTTGATGGCCTTGATCTTATATCTCGCGACTCGAAGACAACACAAACTTTTGAAAGGATATTTGGGCGAAAAGTTTCAATGGCTCGTACCTTGGATCATGATCACGCTCGTATCGATGATCGTTTTGATTCCTTCGTACTTCGTGATCCGCACGTTGATCGGGGAAGCGCTTTCCATTCTTTTTAAACTGAGAATTTCGTTAAGCGAAGACAAGGTCATCGAAACCCTGATGAACTTCGCGATGCTCACCGATTTCATCACGGACAACGAATTCTTCTGGGTCAAGGTTCCCGAGATCTACGGAGAATTTGCGGAGAACTACGTCGACATTCTGAACTTGGACAGCATCTACGGAATTTTGAGCAACGCGTCTTCGTTTATCTTGGGAAACATAGAATTGCCGACCGGGATTTTGATGAATTTGTTCTTCGCACTTTTGGTTTTGTTCTTTCTGTATCAGGACGGGAAAAAAGTGGAACGATTCATTTTGGACAATCTTCCCTTTTCCAGACAACTCGA from Leptospira kmetyi serovar Malaysia str. Bejo-Iso9 harbors:
- a CDS encoding metallophosphoesterase family protein gives rise to the protein MKIVHLSDLHFPTPVPFFQLKGKMFVGYLNYNLRRKKKYPKEIWESILGFIQKTKPDAIVVSGDITNVSHEEEFRTAGKLLSELPREKVFYIPGNHDRYMKQSVGENAFYERYFSDLSGQSISHNAHYIRIKKIGDLHFVGWDSSVPLSILDAYGRIQPEVVTQTKKILTEKKIGDYVLVCHHPIWNPADRQETVHHKLLNREEVASLLKEKPPLAYLHGHVHTNWVKQPGEELPYYVVNSASSTRLSDRRHECGFHTLEIQKRNVKIQRYTYNTEQSKFTEAPLVSYSEKE
- a CDS encoding lipoyl domain-containing protein; its protein translation is MEPKSDIFELITPDLGDTDKIELVHWNSKLGDSIEPGQEVLELVTDKACFPMESPVKGKLTQIIKEKGSIVRKGDVLGILELFKAE
- a CDS encoding PQQ-dependent sugar dehydrogenase, with protein sequence MQSPLQISNVRFPFRPDWKKISIAFVLFASLAFLNGCEWIQKTLVEVLGAPDKYKSEGDPNLLQPNYSGKDATKEKIVISLKEVSAGFQQPTDIQFPPGENETFLVTEQKGTLRWGKVRKNESGILLTLNVLSEAEQGLLGLAFHPDFAKNGKLYLNYVLKVNGKDTSRVSEWIVSSPKELDKSKITSERIVMEVFQPYPNHNAGQLAFGPDGYLYVGWGDGGWKDDPKKNGQNPKTLLGSMLRIDVNSPEGGKGYSVPKDNPFIDNACCAPETFAYGFRNPWRYSFDPQGRLIVADVGQDLWEEVSIVEAGKNYGWNIKEASHCFEPKQNCSQEGLSDPIYEYGREEGQSITGGYVYSNKAISDLNGKYVFADFVSGRIWALELPEVSGQPAKKVYTLGKWPVLISSFGKDAAGKVYLSDFGSGKIYRIDPK
- the hslU gene encoding ATP-dependent protease ATPase subunit HslU; protein product: MTDHPKDQDLISSAEEELSPREIVTKLDEHIIGQKNAKKAVAIALRNRTRRKKLDPEMREEIYPKNIIMIGPTGVGKTEIARRLSKLCGAPFLKVEATKYTEVGYVGRDVESMIRDLAVISMNLVKQEFRTKVEETAKQKAEEALLDILLPFPGENKHGGQGMGFAASSPLADEEERKTHFLETREFMRKKLKTGKLDDQEVELDLPNPSASQIPMLQVFGAGNLDDLDNQLQNVLGDMLPKKNKKRKLKIQEALKALEESEAEKLLDPDKVQREALRRVEEMGIIFLDEIDKIAGREGKSGADVSREGVQRDLLPIVEGATVNTKIGPVKTDHILFIAAGAFHMTKPSDLIPELQGRFPIRVELEKLSREDFEKILTAPRSSLTRQYEALLSTDGIHLEFSPDGIQEIARIAYDMNEKHENIGARRLNTILERLLEEVSFEGPDLPENQRKVKIDGKYVADRLQGVIQDKDLSQYIL
- the hslV gene encoding ATP-dependent protease subunit HslV: MPENKIRSTTILCVRKNGKVAIGGDGQVSMGNTVMKNTAKKVRRLYDGKILSGFAGSAADAFTLFELFEKKVQEFGGSLSRSAVELAREWRTDRMLRRLEALLIVADKEESFLISGTGDVISPDEGVIAIGSGGNYALAAAQALYNHTNLSAKEIVESSMKIAAEICIYTNDHITIEEIL
- the xerC gene encoding tyrosine recombinase XerC; protein product: MGDYPFRLPQFASASQNEAAEKFITYLRIEKNYSQNTLNAYSIDLKFFFDFCQKEQLDILQIEPVDIRSYFAYLAKQHGLDRRSQSRKLSSLRTFYKVLLREDLIVSNPAMQISFPKVRREIPKNFRINETEEILEFEAERTSEILDIRDRAMIEVLYSSGLRVFELVNAKLSALSKDLTILKVLGKGQKERFVYFGKEAVASLQKYLEYRNGFFPEAEEIFLNQKGKKLTTRGVRYILNERRKKMGWEKTITPHKFRHTFATDLLDAGADIRAVQELLGHSSLSTTQIYLSVSKEKIKEVYRKAHPHARK
- the pth gene encoding aminoacyl-tRNA hydrolase, translated to MANLKLLLVGIGNPGQKYVHNRHNIGFVILDAFLDSSSGGVYQTNSKYSLARTDEDGITLFYLKPLEFMNLSGKAVAEIAKKNGIVPENILVIHDEIDFEFGKLKLKGGGGHAGHNGLRDIVEKLGTNTFFRLRFGVGKPSTASEVPDYVLSNFRPEEREKIPELVKLSLQKISDWIRERKNGFQKLSDK
- the cimA gene encoding (R)-citramalate synthase CimA is translated as MTKTETRLEILDVTLRDGEQTRGVSFSTSEKLNIAKFLLQKLNVDRVEIASARVSKGEFETVQKIIEWAESEKLTDRIELLGFVDGNKTVDWIRDSGAKVLNLLTKGSLHHLEKQLNKTPKEFFTDVSFVIEYAIKNGLRVNVYLEDWSNGFRNSPDYVMALVEHLSKEHIERIFLPDTLGVLSPEETFQGVDSLLQKYPNLHFEFHGHNDYDLSVANSLQAIRAGVKGLHASMNGLGERAGNTPLEALITAIHDKSGAKTNVNELSITEASRLVEVFSGKRISANRPIVGEDVFTQTAGVHADGDKKGNLYANPILPERFGRKRSYALGKLAGKASISENVKQLGMVLSDVVLQKVLERVIELGDQNKLVTPEDLPFIIADVSGRTGEKVLTIKSCNIHSGIGIRPHAQIEIEYQGKVHKEISEGDGGYDAFMNALTKITNRLGISIPKLLDYEVRIPPGGKTDALVETMITWNKSFDLEEDQTFKTMGVHPDQTIAAVHATEKMLNQILQPWQT